The proteins below come from a single uncultured Carboxylicivirga sp. genomic window:
- a CDS encoding toxin-antitoxin system YwqK family antitoxin gives MKYLSILILIFMILPVYAQDYTIYEGDTINRVDNNKQKQGLWIIFDDTDDDIIERGLYLNNHKDGLWTTYYPDGKIKNEITYTKGKAKGKARFYYADGNVSEEGFWDVDHWEGEYKFYHRSGQLAYDWNYDTLGRRTGTQKYYHENGELKYEGEWDEGKTRGSLKMFNESGELISERIYDDEGKFASNQQVGTKQKRNKEYDQFMGTGMHTIYNMHGKPDKKGFFVKGKLFNGESFEYNESGELLYIEHYQNGELKRTDTVKNPG, from the coding sequence ATGAAATATCTATCTATTCTTATTTTAATTTTTATGATCCTGCCAGTTTATGCTCAGGATTATACGATTTATGAAGGAGATACGATTAATAGGGTTGATAATAATAAGCAAAAACAAGGTCTTTGGATTATATTTGATGATACAGATGATGATATTATTGAACGAGGGCTGTATCTAAATAATCACAAAGATGGTCTTTGGACTACTTATTATCCGGATGGGAAAATCAAAAATGAAATTACCTATACAAAAGGAAAAGCAAAAGGAAAAGCTCGATTTTATTATGCTGATGGAAATGTTTCGGAAGAAGGTTTTTGGGATGTTGATCATTGGGAAGGTGAGTATAAATTTTATCATAGATCGGGGCAATTGGCATATGATTGGAACTACGACACATTAGGTCGAAGAACAGGTACGCAAAAATACTATCACGAGAATGGTGAACTCAAATATGAAGGTGAGTGGGATGAAGGAAAGACTCGTGGATCTTTAAAAATGTTTAATGAGAGTGGTGAGTTAATTAGCGAACGTATTTACGATGATGAAGGTAAATTTGCTTCTAATCAGCAAGTCGGAACCAAGCAAAAGAGAAATAAAGAATACGATCAGTTTATGGGAACCGGTATGCATACCATTTATAATATGCATGGAAAGCCCGATAAAAAAGGTTTTTTTGTAAAAGGGAAGCTTTTTAATGGCGAATCATTTGAATATAACGAAAGTGGAGAGCTTTTATACATCGAACATTATCAAAACGGGGAATTAAAACGTACAGACACCGTAAAAAATCCCGGATAA
- the rnr gene encoding ribonuclease R, protein MGQKKKKKKQSRKTDLRQLIQGLFFNQPTRTFNYKQIAAQLEVKKKTDKQRVQIILTELFESGYLTETVPGKYKLLSRGSTVTGIVDMTASGAAFIVPDDGSDEDVFIPRNALNKALNGDRVKIFKSARRKHKQPEGEVIEILERKREHFVGVMQIARGLAFLVVDDRVMQNDIFIPAKGLKDAKNGQKAVARIVEWPERAKNPIGEIIDVLGDVGDNNAEMHAILAEFNLPYKYPDAVNTEAEKIDAGITPDEIKKRRDFREITTFTIDPADAKDFDDALSIQKLKNGNWEVGVHIADVTHYVTEKSLLEQEAYDRATSVYLVDRVVPMLPEHLSNGICSLRPHEEKLCFSVVFELDDNANMIDSWVGRTVIYSDRRFTYEEAQNVIETGEGDLKDEILTMDRLAKIIRKKRFGSGAISFDRVEVKFNIDEKGKPLSVFFKEAKDANKLIEEFMLMANKRVAELIGKNELNPKRKSKPKTFVYRIHDVPNPDKFEAFASFVRRFGYEAMPRGAESINKSLNRVLEEAHGKKEQNIVETLAVRTMAKAIYSTHNIGHYGLSFKHYSHFTSPIRRYPDMMVHRLLQRYLDGGNSVNEEKYEEMCEHSSDMEQRAADAERASIKYKQVEFLKDRVGEDFDGVISGVTEWGLYVEIAENKCEGMIPIRDLRDDYYRFDEEEYCLIGQKFNKRYQLGDPLRITVASANLEKKQLDFALADE, encoded by the coding sequence ATGGGTCAGAAGAAAAAAAAGAAAAAACAATCGCGCAAAACCGACTTACGTCAGTTAATACAAGGCTTATTTTTCAATCAGCCTACGCGCACCTTTAACTATAAGCAGATTGCTGCACAATTAGAAGTTAAGAAAAAAACAGACAAACAACGAGTTCAGATTATCCTTACCGAATTGTTTGAATCGGGATATTTAACAGAAACAGTACCTGGTAAATACAAATTATTAAGTCGTGGATCAACGGTTACCGGAATTGTTGATATGACAGCCTCGGGAGCTGCCTTTATTGTACCCGACGATGGTAGCGATGAAGACGTTTTCATTCCTCGTAATGCCTTGAACAAAGCCTTGAATGGTGACCGAGTTAAAATATTTAAAAGTGCCCGACGTAAACACAAACAACCCGAAGGTGAAGTTATTGAAATACTTGAACGTAAACGCGAACACTTTGTAGGAGTAATGCAAATTGCACGTGGGCTAGCCTTTTTAGTAGTTGATGATCGGGTGATGCAAAATGACATTTTTATTCCTGCCAAGGGTTTAAAAGATGCAAAAAATGGTCAGAAAGCGGTGGCCCGAATAGTTGAATGGCCCGAAAGAGCAAAAAACCCAATTGGTGAAATAATTGATGTTTTAGGTGACGTTGGCGATAATAACGCAGAAATGCATGCAATATTAGCAGAGTTCAACCTACCTTATAAATATCCGGATGCTGTAAATACCGAGGCAGAAAAGATAGATGCAGGTATAACCCCTGATGAAATTAAGAAACGTAGAGATTTTCGGGAGATAACAACTTTTACAATCGATCCGGCTGATGCAAAAGATTTTGATGATGCCTTATCAATACAAAAACTAAAAAATGGTAACTGGGAAGTAGGTGTGCATATTGCTGACGTTACTCATTACGTAACTGAGAAATCATTATTAGAACAAGAAGCCTACGACAGAGCCACTTCGGTATATCTGGTTGATAGAGTAGTTCCGATGCTACCAGAGCACTTAAGTAATGGAATTTGCTCTCTTCGCCCTCATGAGGAAAAACTGTGTTTCTCCGTTGTTTTTGAATTGGATGATAATGCCAATATGATTGACAGTTGGGTGGGTAGAACTGTAATTTATTCCGACAGACGATTCACTTACGAAGAAGCTCAAAATGTAATTGAAACTGGTGAAGGCGATTTAAAAGACGAAATACTAACAATGGATCGTTTAGCCAAAATAATTCGTAAAAAACGTTTTGGTTCTGGAGCTATAAGCTTCGACAGGGTTGAAGTAAAATTTAACATCGACGAAAAAGGCAAACCTCTTAGCGTATTCTTCAAAGAAGCTAAGGATGCCAATAAGTTGATTGAGGAATTTATGCTCATGGCCAACAAAAGAGTTGCCGAACTAATTGGTAAAAATGAATTAAATCCGAAACGAAAATCAAAACCTAAAACATTTGTTTATCGGATTCATGATGTACCTAATCCAGATAAATTCGAGGCTTTTGCTTCGTTCGTTCGTCGTTTTGGATACGAAGCAATGCCAAGAGGAGCTGAAAGCATCAACAAATCCTTGAATCGTGTATTGGAAGAAGCGCATGGCAAAAAGGAACAAAACATTGTTGAAACACTTGCAGTGCGCACTATGGCCAAAGCTATTTACTCAACCCATAATATTGGCCATTACGGATTATCATTTAAACATTATTCGCACTTTACCTCACCAATCAGACGTTATCCTGATATGATGGTTCATCGATTGCTGCAACGGTATTTAGATGGAGGCAACTCGGTAAATGAAGAAAAATACGAAGAAATGTGCGAGCACAGTTCAGATATGGAACAAAGAGCTGCTGATGCAGAAAGAGCTTCAATAAAATACAAACAGGTTGAATTCTTAAAGGACAGAGTAGGTGAAGATTTCGATGGCGTTATTTCAGGTGTAACCGAATGGGGATTATATGTTGAAATAGCTGAAAATAAATGTGAAGGTATGATACCTATCCGTGACCTAAGAGACGATTACTATCGATTTGATGAAGAAGAATATTGCCTGATTGGACAAAAATTCAATAAACGATATCAGTTAGGAGATCCTTTACGCATTACGGTTGCAAGTGCAAACCTCGAAAAGAAACAATTGGATTTTGCATTAGCTGACGAATAA
- the cysS gene encoding cysteine--tRNA ligase: protein MENKLFIYNTLSRKKEEFIPINPNHVGLYVCGPTVYGDPHLGHSRPAITYDILFRYLTHIGYKVRYVRNITDVGHLENDADAGEDKIAKKARLEELEPMEVVQYYTDRYHQYMDYLNVRKPSIEPRASGHIIEQLQLVEDILSKGYAYESNGSVYFDVDKYNEKYKYGQLSGRNIEDMLSTTRDLDGQSEKRKSYDFALWKKAAPEHIMRWPSQYSDGFPGWHLECSAMSARYLGDEFDIHGGGMDLLFPHHECEIAQSTIAHGHTPARYWMHNNMITINGQKMGKSLGNFITLEQFFTGNHELLEQAYSPMTIRFFIMQAHYRSTLDFSNEALQAAQKGMDRLLEGCAKLDKLKSGAQSDFNVAELKDKCYAAISDDLNTPILISHLFEGVKWINTLLDGKATLTEDDLELFKELMTTMVFNILGLQAQETQGGGNDALLNETVNLLLNLRVDAKANKDWATADKIRNELQALGIIIKDTKDGFEWEIK from the coding sequence ATGGAGAACAAATTATTTATTTATAATACCCTATCACGAAAAAAGGAAGAATTCATTCCGATTAATCCCAATCATGTTGGTTTATATGTTTGTGGACCAACTGTGTATGGCGATCCTCATTTAGGGCATTCACGCCCGGCAATTACTTACGATATTTTATTCCGTTATCTTACACATATAGGCTATAAAGTGCGTTATGTGCGTAATATTACCGATGTTGGACATCTTGAGAATGATGCTGATGCAGGTGAAGATAAGATTGCTAAAAAAGCACGTCTGGAAGAACTTGAACCAATGGAGGTGGTACAATATTATACGGATCGTTACCATCAATATATGGATTATCTAAATGTTCGCAAACCAAGTATCGAGCCTCGTGCATCGGGTCATATTATTGAGCAATTGCAGTTGGTGGAAGATATTCTTAGCAAAGGATATGCTTATGAAAGTAATGGATCTGTTTACTTTGATGTTGATAAATACAACGAAAAATATAAGTACGGTCAGTTATCAGGTCGTAATATTGAAGATATGTTAAGTACCACCCGTGATTTAGATGGGCAGTCAGAGAAGCGTAAATCTTACGACTTTGCATTGTGGAAGAAAGCAGCTCCTGAGCATATCATGCGTTGGCCTTCGCAATATAGTGATGGTTTTCCGGGATGGCACCTTGAGTGTTCGGCCATGAGTGCCCGCTATTTAGGTGATGAGTTCGATATTCACGGTGGAGGTATGGATTTATTATTTCCTCATCACGAATGTGAAATTGCACAAAGTACCATTGCTCATGGGCATACTCCGGCACGTTACTGGATGCACAATAACATGATTACCATCAACGGACAAAAGATGGGTAAATCGTTGGGTAATTTTATTACGTTGGAGCAATTCTTTACTGGTAATCATGAGTTGCTTGAACAAGCATACAGTCCAATGACCATTCGTTTCTTTATTATGCAAGCGCATTACCGAAGCACGCTCGATTTTTCGAATGAGGCACTTCAGGCAGCTCAAAAAGGAATGGATCGTTTGTTAGAAGGATGTGCGAAACTGGATAAATTGAAATCCGGAGCGCAATCTGATTTTAATGTAGCTGAGCTAAAAGACAAGTGTTATGCTGCTATCAGTGATGACCTGAATACGCCAATTCTTATTTCTCATCTTTTCGAAGGGGTGAAATGGATTAATACTTTATTAGATGGTAAGGCAACATTAACAGAAGATGACCTTGAGTTGTTTAAAGAGTTGATGACCACTATGGTGTTTAACATTTTAGGATTACAAGCACAGGAAACGCAAGGTGGTGGTAACGATGCTTTGCTTAACGAAACGGTTAACCTGTTACTTAATTTAAGGGTTGATGCAAAAGCAAATAAGGATTGGGCTACAGCTGATAAAATCCGAAACGAACTTCAAGCTTTAGGTATTATTATTAAAGATACCAAAGATGGTTTTGAATGGGAAATTAAATAA